CCCAGGCCTCTCTCTCAGCTGACTGCTGCTGACTTCTGAGAAATGCAGGGATCTCCAATGCCCTTGCAGGCAAGCAGAGCTGCACCAATGACCCCTGAACAATCAGGGCTGCTCCTCAAGGAAACAGCTTGCAAACAACCTGCCTGGGCACCTGGGCCCCAAAGGACtcctcagagctgtgctgcagcagctccaactCCGAGATGCCCTCGGCAGCACATCCCCTGTCCCTGGCGGCTGCTGCGGTGGCGTCagcgcctgtcccagcccaggtgtgcagggGGATGTGTTTGCCGAGGGGGAGGCTGACAATAGGGGGAAATGGGCCGGGCTGTGCACCCCGATGGTGGCggcccccagccccggcccgcGGAAGCGTCCGGCCTTAGTCAGTGCCGGCCGCACGTGGCAGGAActctgctgtttgttttggttcctggggaggggagctCAGCCTCCCTGGGGACCCACAACCAAACCTGCAGGCACCTGACAGTCCAGCTCcatgcctggggacagcagggtctGTTCCCCATGGGTCACGGGCACTGCAGGCTGGCCTAGGTCAGATGTGAGTTttggagggacatgggatgagcACCAGGACTGCCTGAGAGCACTCCAGGCAAAGAACCAGAGCAAGGGGAATCCTTGGCAAGCCTGGGTCCTGCTTTCAGACACTAATCCCTCGTGGGGACGATGCTACCAAGAAGGGTGTCCCTGAGACTGCCAGACCCAAGCCCTGGGTTGGGCGTGTGCAGCCCTCGTCCAGCCAGCATTCCAGGAACAGATCAGCGTTGGCAGACCTAGTGCCACTCGGCTCAGTGCTCAGTGGCAGTGGCTGGGCAGCCCCACGCTGTGGGGACTGGCCAGGCCACGGGTGTTTGCAGAaaagcacagccctggagcaggatGAGGCACTGGAGAGCCACACCACAGCCCCAAGCATACGTGGGCACCTACAGGTAAGCGTTCAGTCAGCAGCCCTGACAGCGAGAACAGTCACCGTGCCAAAACAGCAGCCCCATGCACACCAAGTGCCTGAGAGACCAGAGCAGGAAGCAGAGACAGTaatcacagcacagctcaccctgctctgcccaAGCTCCTCTCCTGAAGCCctgggtgggagctgcagcttcAAGTCCCAGAAAGCCTGCAGGAAtttctctccagcagctgtAGAGTGCTATGCTTGGGAAAAACAAGGCTGAGAGCAGAATGGACTGGTGCAGCAGTGTGCATGACCTTCTGCCACTGGCAGAGACAGAACACCCTGGGCTCGCACCGGCCGGAGGCACAGGGAATGGCAACCGTGGGAGGGGTGAGAttctcccagcaggagctgaacaGCCCTCTCCTCAGGAAAGACACAGAGGTTACTTTTCCACCAGAGAACCAAGCATATTCTGCACATTAATCACATTTCATCTACCCTGGGGAAAAGGCAGTGAGCACTGAACAAGGGGAGAGGCACACAGGCACAAACCgactgctgctctgctgctgctgcccctgctctccagctttcccagcccagcctgtcggtgggcaggggctgccaggcgcTTTTCTCCCCTGCCAAACTGGAACCCAACccacacccagcccagagcctctGGCCGCTTATCATGTGGATGCAGTTCTCCTGCTTTTAGTTGTCATAATATTGacacaaagcaaaataataGTGATGGCGAGACTCTGCCTGGCTCTGGAAGGCAAACAGGCAAGGAGACGGGGAGTAGCAGACTCCGCTATTGTGtgggacagggcagcagccagggctgcttcccagctctgctcctcagcaTCACTCCTGCTGATAAGAGGGGATGTGGGATGCGGGCGGAGGGGGAATATAAGCTCCACAGCACACCCTCCCTGCTGAGGAGAGTGGACGTGTGTATCGGCAGGGCTTCATCCCAGAGGCTTTCCTAGAATGTGGGTGGAGGAGTGGCTCATCTCTCCCTTTCCCCGAAACCTGGCAGCTGCTGAATAGCTGCCATCACCCGCAGCAGACAATGAGCAGAGGGAGCCCGGGGCCAGctgcagcgccggcagcgcgggAGCAGAGGAACTGCGGGGAGCTGGCTGGTGACCAGGAAGCAGCCCAGACTGCTGGTGTTACGGACCCCTTGGTGACCACACGGCGTCCGGGCTGCACTTTGTCTCGCTCCAAGGGCCCGGCTTCCTGCAGCCACACCAGGTTTGCTCCAGGGCTTCTCTGAAGCCAGCCCAGAGGGATgagcccccagcagcacctcctctGTGGCCCAGGCAGAGTGCCATGTGCCATGCACCCTCAAAGTGGTGGCAGGGCCACAGCCAACACCTGCATGGTGCCACTGGGTTTTCTGAGCACTTGCGCCTTTGGTGGCAGCGAAAAAAGCCAATGCCTTTTCAGGGTGTGAAGGTCCAGGACACTAATAGCAATGCTGAGGACAacagctcccagccagctctcTCATCCCTTGCTAGAGCTTGTTTTCCTACATGACATGCCGTGACTTCCCACACTTCCCTCACCTCTTCCTGACCAGCCTGGCCTTTGAACCAACTGCCTCCAGCTGCCTGTATCACGAGGGGAGACCTGGGCTACTGCCATAGATGAATGAGCCGATGAGTGAGGCTCCACATCCAGGGCAGGCATTGGGACGCCAGCTTCCCATGCCTCTCCCAGGGGCTGGGAAGAGCAAGAGGCCGCCCAGCCTGCTCTGGTTCCACAACAAGCCCTAGAAAAACCTTCATGCTTCCCAGCCTTGGTCTCTATTTTTAAGGCTCCTAAAAGGAGGGGGGCGCAAATTACAAACTTGCTGGCAGGAGAGACGGTCCCTGGGCCGGATTCAGAACCGCCTACTCATTTTCCATAGGGATTGTGGACTCCATTGGTACCACAAGGGTCTGGCTTTGGGCTTGGCCTGCCTGTATGTGCTGTGCTGACGTGAGGATGAGACAGCAGCCATTTTCCAGGCAGGGACAAGCGCACGTACATGCAGGCGGCCaagccaggagctgccccataTCCTTTGCTAACCTGAGGTACTGAATCCATCCTGTCATTCCCCTTAGCAATCCCTGCCTGTTTCCCCTTGGCCACCCAGGCAGTCATGGCAGCCAGGCTTTCCTGAGGATGACCAGTTTGGAGACAGAGTGATCAGCGAGGACCTGCAGAACACATGCCCTGGTACCTGCAGTGTCAGACTGAATTTCAAGCATGCCAAAGCTGCCGATGACTCAGACAATGTGCGTGCGCCTGAACAGCCACAGAGCTCAGCCTTCCAGCTACTCACGTACCTGCAGTGGATCAGCAGCtgtttgtttgggctttttgtcTTCTTTCCCTGGAAGCTTGAGTTTTAAACATGCATTCCACACTCAGTTCAGCTTACCATTTCCATCCCCTTCACTTACTAAGTGCCCTGCTTTCTCCCCTAtagcacacagaaaacactgGTTTGGGCTCCCTTCAGCAGATTCATTCCTGCCTCTCCATCTGTGACTACAAAAGCTTTggtcttgccttgtttttgtcCCAGGCCTTTGAGTACAGGTTTTCTAAAGAGCAATCAAATCACACCAAAGATACCTTAGTGCATCCTTCCCTTTAGACTGTGCTTTGTGTTCTCCCCACACCCATGCACTGCGACCTCCTTAATTCAGTCACTTGTGCTCAGCAAGTGGCTTAGGCACCCAGCAGTAATGCTGCTTCTGCCCATGTCACCCACCCAGCCTTCACAGTCCATGCTGAGCTgacagcctgccctgctgctcctgctgggccaTGGCTCAGCTGGCTCTCCTCTGCTGGCTCCTTCTCTTTGCCTGTGCTGAGCGTGAGCAGCTCACTTTGCAGATGAGTCCAATTACTGGAGTTCAGCAAACTGATTCTCCTCCCTGGCATTTTATCCAGCCCACTTATCCACTAAGAGTTTCTAATCCAAACAGCCTCCCAGCACATGATGTTCCAGTCCTCCCAGGCTCTACCCAGCCTCTGTCCTGCCTTGTCCTCTCTCACATGAGCACTTGGGGGATGACATTCAGCCCCCAGGGATGCAGAATTCCCTGGCAGAGGGAAGCAGTGTCTCCAGCAGTCAGCCCTGATGGCAGAGAGCAGGATGCCATCCTGGCTAGGCTGGCAGCTCTCCAAGGAGGTGAGACAGTTTTCAGCTCCCCTGCAGGCCCATAAAACGTGCTGCCATGCTCGGCTGGCCAGCTCAttccctgctcagctcttttgTGCACATGACCAGCACTGTCTGCACTGTGCCAGCCTCCTCGCTTGCTTGTGCAccagctggggagctgcagccaccagctctgcccagggaagggaagggaagggaagggaagggaagggaagggaagggaagggaagggaagggaagggaagggaagggaagggaagggaagggaaggagggtgGGCTGTGCAGGAGACAGCTCTCTGTGGCTATGGCAGCAGAGGGGGTCCTGCTCCATAacacccagcagctgtggagcaGCAGGTGAGTCTCCTTCCAGTTGTACAGGGCTGCACCTCCCCACCCCCCATCCCTTCTGCACCCTGCCACAGCCTCAAGGCAGTGGGATTTTAGCAGACTGCACCAGGGCACCAACATGCATCTTTCCTTCCCCACTTGCCCTACAGTCCCTGTGCTGTCTTTGCtgcccatcctcctcctcaatGCCTCCTTTTCAGTCCTGCTGGACAGTCCCTGTCTGACTCCTTGggtcctggcagcagcactggctgctgaCAGTTGGATATCTCGTAGCCATGGTCCCTGTGAGCAGCCTGAGATttgcctgcagctctccagagagCCCCAGGCTTTGGCTCAGCTCAACTCTGCAGAGCTAACGGCTCTGAAATCCCCATTCAGAGGCTTTCATTCATGAAACACAGGGCAGCAGACCAAGCACAGGACTCTGTCCCTCAAGGGACACCAGACTGCCAGCTGCCTAAactggctgtggcagcagtgcccagcagaaaGTGCTACAGGGGAAAGAACAGAAACAGCACAAACGGGAAAAACTCTTCAGCCTGGCAAAGCACTGGGAAAAAACTGTCCTGCAGTAGTTACTGGGACCAAAGCAGGGAATGTAAACAGCCCAGCATCCACAAGGAGGTCATAACCTCAGAGCCCTGtttcccttcctcttcttcatcctgcCTAATCTCCAAGAGCTGCTCTGTTTACTAGCAAGATAAGTAAACAAACAAAGGAAAGTTCCAACgcagtgatttttatttttctggccAATCCACAGGTCCCAGTCCCTGGGTGCACATGTGGGAGCTGTTTCTGCACACCAAGGCAGctggcacacagccctgcaggaccAGCAGCAAGCAGCTGATGGGGACAGTGCATGCCAGTAAGTGGCTGTGCAGAGGGGCAAAGGGGGAATGGGGTTTCCCTGCACaaatgcagagctgggcagaccTTGCTCCAGGGAGCCTCTGATTTACACACTGTGGAAGAAAACATACACCTAAATCTCGGGAGAAGGAGGAGACAATGCAGTGGGAACCAGGATGTGtccagctgggacagtggggCCCAGCACAGTGGAGCCAATAGCTGGGCAAACCCTGTCACCCTCTACTGACTTTCTCCAGAGGCAAAGAATGGCACAAGCTCATCATGGAGTGAAGCTCTGACttcagctgggctgcagggctgcactcCCCCAAGCACATCCAGCCAAACTCAGATGCGCGGCCTTTTGCCAGGCATTGGAGGCATGCAGCGAGCTCCCCCCGCCCCAGGCTGCTGGTCTCTCTGGCTTCCAGGCACACAAGGGCACTTGaagaagcaggaggaaaagagagGCATGGAAGGACTCTCAGTCCCCTACAGGCTTTGGGTGACAAATCACCTGCATTAAGTGATCGGAGCCAGCACACCAGCTGTTGGTGTTTTGCTGGGGACCCAGCAGCCCTTGAACAGGAGCTGGCTGTAGGGTGAGTCCTAAGCTAACCAGACGAATGCAAAGATGTCATGAACATCCAAGACCCTACCGGCCTCGCCATGAAGCAATCactgaaagcttccagcataaACCTGTTCGCTTTTATTTCCTAATCTCAAACAACAGGACACAGACCAGAGCGATAGAGTAAAGCAGTACAGCAATGAGAATTATTCCATGGCTCCAGGAACTAGACACAAAGGAGCTACATTCCTGCCTTATCCAGGGCCGGTTCTGGCTCTGCCAGCAAGAACAATTGCGCTGCCAGGAACTGCGCCTTTCCCAGCCCGTTTGATTTGGCCCTTCGGAGGCCGGCACGGCGCGCTCCAAACCAAACTCTTCCGTGCGCGCTCCAAAGCGAACCCGCCCGTGCGCGCTGCCGAGCAGAGCAGAGCCGCCCGTGCGCGCTCCCACCACCCCAGGCACCGCCCGTCCCCGGCCGCGGCACCGCCCACCGCCGGACGCGCCTCTCATTGGCCGAGCCGCCGCCGGGGGGCGGGCACAGCTCCGCGATCTCCGCCAATGGAACGGCGGGAGGGCGGAGGAAGCGGAAGTGCTGCCGCCATGCCGGGCGCCGCGGAACGCGGCTCGGAGCTCTCCGAGCAGATCGAGGCCTTCGCCGCGCGGCTGCGGCGCGGTGGGGAGCGGCCGCGCTCCGAGGACACGGCGCGGCAGACGCTCTCGCTACTGCGGAAGATCGTCGGGCACGGGCGATGGAGCCGGGCCGGtgagggccgggcggcggcgggcggacgcagagctttccctgggcGATTGCGGCTCCCCAGCTCCGGgagcgaggcggcggcggggtGAGCCGCGGGAGGGCGGCTGCGCCCCGGTCGCGGCTGTCGGGCGCGGAGGGATCCGCAGAGCCGGGGCGGGCCCGAGGCGGCGCCGCTGGCGCTGGGGCCTCGCTGTCAGCGCCCAGCGCGTTCGCAGTGGCTGCCCTGGCGCGGCGGAGCCCTTCCCGGGCCTGCCGTGCGCACGGCCGCGGTACCTGCggagctgccctgctccagccgtGCTCTCCCCTCCGCGGCGGCAGTCCGCGCACGGGCCTTTCCAGCAGCACGCCGTTTCCTCTTTCAAAGGAAAGGCCAAATGCACTGCTGTTGGCCTTCTCTTAGGTCTGTGTTGTGTCCAAGCGTTTCAGACTACAAAACCCACCAGTGGAACCGGCTGCTTCGTGAGGGCTCTCTGCTTGCCCCTTCCTGGTGTTTCTTGGTGCTGTGGtccttgtgctggagcagctgctggccctgggctatTGAGGGGGTGCACTGGTTTGATGCTCACATGGGCTTGCTCTGGGCAGCGCTAACCAAGGCCCTCCCCTCTTTTAGGGGAGCTCATGGATCTGATCCGGACAGAGGGCCAGAGGATGATAGCAGCTCAGCCGTCGGAGACAACAGTGGGCAACATGGTGCGACGGGTACTGAAGGTCATTCGTGAGGAATATGGCCGGTAAAGTGCCCGCTTGCTCCCTGTATCTCTCTGAAAACCCAGAACTGCTCTTTTAAGCTGCTTCTGTAAAACTCCTTAAGCTTCCACcacccccttttccctcctctcctaGAGAGGTATTCAGGGAGTTTAACGCCAAAGGAAACCCTGTTGTTTCCACTGTAGGTGGTCACATTTCTTCTTTAGAAACCCCTTGGTGTATGTGTTGTGAGTGCATGACAAGTCTGTGCCCTGGCCTTGGGTTGTTCTCCCTCTCTGTACCTAGGGGGGTCCATCCCACTGGAGCAGTAGACTTGAGCCTGCTCCTTGTCTGTGGACAGCAGTGTTTGCACATGTCTTAAGAAGGCACTTTCTGGCAGAGATTTGGATGTTTTTCTGCCAAGGCAGCTATGGAGACTCTTTGGTGTGGCATGGTGTGCCTCCTGTGGGTGGTTTTCCTTCCTGTCTCTTCACATCCAGGtgtgccagctcagccctgtgctctttCCTGAGGCTAAAGAGGCCACTTCTCTCCACAGGCTTCACGGGCGCAGTGAGGAAAGTGACCAGCAAGAATCCCTGCACAAACTCCTGACTTCTGGAGGACTGAGCGAAGATTTCAGAACCCCTTATCCCTCCCTCAGAGCTAATGTTATTGAAGCTATTAATGAGATGCTAATTGAGCTAGGTACGGATGGGTCTGAATTGCACCTGAGTGAAAATTCTTATGGGATGGGACTGATGCTTCCCCCTTCTCTATGTGAAATAAAACAATAAGGATCTGGGAAGCTTAATCTGAAGGAACCAAGGGACTgaagccctgctgctcccataAATTAGTTTTAAGTCCTCTTTGGCTTATGGGGAGATGGGTAGATTGTGGAAGGAGCAATATGGGGGGCTGTAGGCTATGCTCTTGGTCTTCTGGGAAGTCTTGAGTCCTGTGAAGAAGAGTGTAAAATCCCTGTGCACATATAACCTGACCCTTGTCACAAAGAACTGTgatacaattttctttttctgtgattcTTGTGACAAATCAGGCACCCAACTGACCTTCTGAGGCCCAAGTTGCCCCACTATTGAACTACAAAAATGTTGAAGTTTTGTGGGTCTCGTGGTTATCTGGAGCAGTGCTGACACAATCCACTCCCTCACAATGGAGTTTTCAGTACAGCTGTTGTTATATATAATGAGGGATAGCTAGGGAGCATGAGGCATTCAAGGGCCAGCTTCTTGGTTCCACTCCACTGGCAAAAAGAATGGATAGAAACACTGCTCCTGCTCTACCAGTGCTAATAACATTGCTTTAGTGAAAAATCTCTTGTAGGACAGTCCTAGCAGCACAAGTGTTGCTTTTGCTGGCTGCCTCTACACCCACGTGTTGCTTGTGTTCCAGAGGGCACGACTGATAACATTGCAATGCAGGCCCTGGAGCACATCCACTCCAATGAGGTGATCATGACCATTGGCTACTCGCGCACGGTCGAGGCCTTCCTGAAGGAAGCTGCTCGCAAGCGCAAGTTCCAGGTCATCGTGGCAGAGTGTGCGCCCTTCTGCCAGGTaaggcccaggctggctggaCCCTATGTCCCACATGTTCTTACTGAAGTCTTGTGTCTGGAATCAAGGTGAACATTATGGAAATTCCTCTGCAGTTGAGAGATTGGAGATAGCTCATTTTCCTACCCCAGCATCCTTGAGTTGAAGGGCCGTGTTCAGGTTTCATCACTTGGTATTTTTGTAGTTCAGACAAGAATTGAGTGCTGATACCTTTACAGTTATACTGCAGGAGCTATGTCACAGGGAACCAATTGGATTCTTCCTCTTTTTAGGGTCATGAAATGGCTGTCCGACTGTCTAAAGAGGGTATTGAAACTACTGTGATGAGTGATGCAGCTATTTTTGCTGTCATGTCTCGAGTCAACAAGGTAAGGAGGGCTCCATTGGGGGGAGGGATTTCATGGCAGATTGGGTGCTTAGGCCTCTCAAATCAGCTGCAAGTCCCAGCAGTGATGGAGGTGTCTCTTCACTGAAAACTCAGAATTGTAATTGTCCCTGTtcactgctggggtggggaTTCAGTAGGAGCTCCAAGTCAGTGTGATGACTGACTGAATGATGACAGGTTTTTCTGGCTTAGTGGCTACACTTACAAGAGAGCCTCAAAGGATTAGCCTCAGTTTTCAAAGGAGATGgaataaaaagcagcatttctaaAGGGAAGAAACACCCCTTTGCCAGAAACAGAAGATGACTGTTGAAGGGAATAATTAAGATTTGTCTTGTTAAACAGACATGTTCTGTATTTTTAGAGATGAAAACTtggcaccccaaaatggggagaaaaaaaagtacttGTAACATATTAAAATGCAGCCACATTAGTTCTTATCTATATATTTTGAGCTGCTTTATATTACTCCCTCAAGCATAACGCAAGGGAATTTTTGCAGTGAGTAGTCAAGTTACTTGTACAAAGCTCACTTTGTAGGTTTTTAGAAAAGGGACCACAGCCCAGTTTCTGCTTGGTGTTCCTTGCAGTAGAACATACATTTCTTCTGAAGTTCTCCAGGCTGGAGTCATGCTCTTGTTAGTGAGGAACGTCTCAGTGCAGAGCCAGTGCCAGATGAAACAGATCAGGCATTCAGCTGCCCTAGAactccagctgctggctggctctACTGACACAGTCTTCCTCCAGCTCATCTGTCAGGGTCTGAGCCAGGAAGTGTTTCTTCCCCAGTTTGCTGTGGAACATGCTATCCAATTCTGATTTGCCCTTTTAAGGTCATCATTGGTACAAAGACAATCCTGGCCAATGGAGCCCTGATTGCTGTGAGTGGGACTCAcactctggcactggcagctaAACACCACTCCACTCCACTCATCGTGTGTGCCCCCATGTTCAAGCTTTCACCACAGGTAAGTACAGCAGCTCTTCAGGACTGCACCTGCAGGGGCTTTTGCTTGTAGGAGCTTAGGGTGGAGAACACCATCTGTCCCAAGGCCAGGTCAGTAAATGAGCCATCTCCCCCATCTAGCACTGTTACTTCAGAGAGGAGATCCTTACCCAAATGTGGCACACCTCAGGATCTCTGTGAAGCACCTCTGCAAAGCAGTACATTGGATATCAGGATGTAGACCACTGCCTAGACTGATGAGACTGGCATTGCCACACTTATTTTTCTTCAACCATGACAGATTTCAGTTTATACCATTAGTGTTGAAAGGCAGAGAATGTAGAATGAGACTCTTTCTTACACTCAGTACTTTTTTAATATTGTCAGTGTGAAGTTGCAGACTGAGGAAGTCACTCCTCCAGTTCACTAGGCTTTGGTAAGGGCAGCCACATCATAGAAGGCTCTGAAAGCTTTGAGGAAAACCTTCTACCCATAAATGTTAGAGAGGTTGTAGACACAAGCACTGTGTAGTTTTTGTAAAAGGAGTTAATATCACCTGGCAAGTCATCTTCCTCTGCATTAATTCCTTCCAGTGCCAGGATCTGTTTTCACAAGGATAAAAAGGTAGGGCTTTTTTCCTGATCTTCCTGTCCTCTTTCTCATTTAGTTCCCTAATGAAGAAGATTCATTCCACAAGTTTGTGTCACCACAGGAAGTGCTGCCATTCACAGAAGGTACTGGTTATTCTTTATACATCTGGTCAAGCTggttcaggcttttttttttttttttttgtaactcaTTTGTAACTCATACAAAAAATTAAACATCAGACCATGTTAAAACCCAAGacagaaaatcctttttttacTGTCTTTGACAGAAAAGAGTGCTGTGAACCATTCAGTTTTATAACTGTATATTACGTTAAGTAgagaaaaagtatttattttgaaCACTGTCTTGGCAGTTTTGCTTCTTCTTTGAAACTGTTTTATTATAGGATGGTGATAATGATGCCAGGTAGGCAGCAGTTTCCTGTGGGACAGGGCAGATGCCCAACACCAAGGGCAGCTTCCATTCTTTCCTGTAACTCCTTGAAACTTTGTAACATGATACAGCTATTGAAACATCAGTGTCTCTGCCATGGGCTTCTCACAAGCACCATCTTTAGAAAGGCATCAGTGGCCAAGCCCATTTTCAGTTAGCA
The Agelaius phoeniceus isolate bAgePho1 chromosome 6, bAgePho1.hap1, whole genome shotgun sequence DNA segment above includes these coding regions:
- the EIF2B2 gene encoding translation initiation factor eIF2B subunit beta; protein product: MPGAAERGSELSEQIEAFAARLRRGGERPRSEDTARQTLSLLRKIVGHGRWSRAGELMDLIRTEGQRMIAAQPSETTVGNMVRRVLKVIREEYGRLHGRSEESDQQESLHKLLTSGGLSEDFRTPYPSLRANVIEAINEMLIELEGTTDNIAMQALEHIHSNEVIMTIGYSRTVEAFLKEAARKRKFQVIVAECAPFCQGHEMAVRLSKEGIETTVMSDAAIFAVMSRVNKVIIGTKTILANGALIAVSGTHTLALAAKHHSTPLIVCAPMFKLSPQFPNEEDSFHKFVSPQEVLPFTEGEILAKINVHCPVFDYVPPELITLFISNIGGNAPSYIYRLMSELYHPDDYEL